AATATTATGACACCCGCGGCGCCCAGCAGGAGAACCAACTTGGCGGGGAAGGAAGGATTAATCTTAAGGGTCGGTGTCTCCGGGGCAAAATACATCATCTTTATGACATTGGCATAGTAGTAAAGTGACACCACGGCCGTAAGAAGCGCTAGAATGACCAGCCAGGTGTACCCGGCCTGAATACCGGCGGCAAAAACCAGATACTTGGCCGCAAAACCACCCAGGGGAGGAATCCCGGCAAGCGAGAGCAAAAATATCGCCATACAGGCGGCAAAAGTGGGGGAGGATTTTGAAAGCCCGGAGTAACTGATTATACCGTCCGAGCCGGTTCTTTCATTGAACGCGGTGGCGATTGCAAAAGCCCCCATGTTGGCGAACAGATAGATAAACATATAATAGGCAACGGCGGTAATACCCCGCTCGGAGGCGGCCACCATCCCCACCATAACATAACCAATCTGTGCGATGGAGGAATAAGCCAGCATACGCTTGATATTTTTCTGCCGCAGCGCGGTTATATTTCCGAGAATCATGGCCGCGGCGGCCAGCACCGCCACGATTATACCCCAGTCCAGCGGTTTCATAACATCGGTGGCAAAGCCGATCATGCCGTTGACAAAGATTCGGGAAAAGGCGACAATTCCGGCCGCTTTCGAACCGACCGAAAGGAAAGCGGTAATCGGGGTCGGCGCCCCCTGATAGACATCGGGCGCCCACATATGAAACGGCACCAGCGCCAGTTTGAAGCCGATTCCGGCAATAAC
This genomic interval from Candidatus Zixiibacteriota bacterium contains the following:
- a CDS encoding NADH-quinone oxidoreductase subunit N, translating into MTDVNLRILIPEIFLFLWALFIITYDLGTKRKNPGQIGYLTLFGIAVTGVLLALFHGGNSFKAMFLSDELALFFKIIFLGSAFMAVGSSFEIASDKIRHHRGEYYGLIMLSTVGMMFLSSAGELLTLYVGLELTTIPLYVLVAYFKDDRLSVEAGLKYFIVGAFSSAILLYGLSLLYGLTGTTDIVLMKINLSLVFLSNGKIGPGFILATVMVIAGIGFKLALVPFHMWAPDVYQGAPTPITAFLSVGSKAAGIVAFSRIFVNGMIGFATDVMKPLDWGIIVAVLAAAAMILGNITALRQKNIKRMLAYSSIAQIGYVMVGMVAASERGITAVAYYMFIYLFANMGAFAIATAFNERTGSDGIISYSGLSKSSPTFAACMAIFLLSLAGIPPLGGFAAKYLVFAAGIQAGYTWLVILALLTAVVSLYYYANVIKMMYFAPETPTLKINPSFPAKLVLLLGAAGVIIFGIFPGPILNMAGEAAKLFAF